Proteins from a single region of Sphingomonas morindae:
- a CDS encoding glutamate-5-semialdehyde dehydrogenase, translating into MTIAPPLARARADQPFSGGDADQPLSDAAADRLIATLGAEARRAATRLAQAPTAQKAAALRHAAARLRADEALLLAANGEDLARAETRGLSNALRDRLALTPARIAAMAAGLESVAALPDPVGAVIDTAVRPNGLALSRVRVPLGVIGIIYESRPNVTADAGALAVMAGNAAILRGGSEARASNGCIHAALVAGLEAAGLPATAVQRIVPADRAAVGAMLRAAGLIDILVPRGGKSLVARVQAEARVPVLAHLDGMNHSFVHGAADPAMAETLIVNAKLRRTGVCGATETLLIDRAYPVPARLIAALLDAGCALRGDAEACALDPRVTPATLEDWDTEYLDAICTVGLVDGLEGALAHITRHGSHHTDAIITEDAAAAERFLAEVDSAIVMWNASTQFADGGELGLGAEIGISTGRLHARGPVALEGLTTYKWLVRGTGQARP; encoded by the coding sequence ATGACCATCGCTCCGCCCCTTGCCCGCGCGCGCGCCGACCAGCCCTTTTCCGGCGGGGACGCCGACCAGCCGCTGTCGGACGCGGCAGCCGATCGCCTGATCGCCACGCTCGGCGCCGAGGCGCGCCGCGCCGCCACCCGGCTCGCCCAGGCGCCGACCGCGCAGAAAGCGGCCGCGCTGCGCCACGCCGCCGCCCGCCTCCGCGCCGACGAGGCGCTGCTGCTCGCCGCCAATGGCGAGGATCTCGCCCGCGCCGAGACGCGCGGCCTCTCGAACGCGCTGCGCGACCGGCTGGCGCTCACCCCCGCGCGCATCGCCGCCATGGCGGCCGGGCTCGAGTCCGTCGCGGCGCTGCCCGATCCGGTCGGCGCGGTGATCGACACGGCGGTGCGCCCCAATGGCCTGGCGCTGAGCCGCGTCCGCGTGCCGCTGGGCGTGATCGGCATCATCTATGAGAGCCGGCCCAACGTCACCGCCGATGCCGGGGCGCTGGCGGTGATGGCGGGCAACGCCGCCATCCTGCGTGGCGGCTCGGAAGCCCGTGCGAGCAATGGCTGCATCCACGCGGCGCTGGTCGCGGGGCTCGAGGCGGCGGGCCTGCCCGCCACGGCGGTGCAGCGCATCGTCCCCGCCGATCGCGCCGCCGTGGGCGCGATGCTGCGCGCCGCCGGCCTGATCGACATTCTCGTGCCGCGCGGCGGCAAGAGCCTGGTCGCGCGCGTCCAGGCCGAGGCGCGCGTCCCCGTGCTGGCGCATCTCGATGGGATGAACCACAGCTTCGTCCATGGCGCGGCCGATCCCGCCATGGCCGAGACGCTGATCGTCAATGCCAAGCTGCGCCGCACCGGCGTCTGCGGCGCGACCGAGACGCTGCTCATCGATCGCGCCTATCCCGTGCCCGCCCGGCTGATCGCGGCGCTGCTCGATGCGGGTTGCGCGCTGCGCGGCGATGCGGAGGCCTGCGCCCTGGATCCGCGGGTCACTCCCGCCACGCTCGAGGATTGGGATACGGAATATCTGGACGCGATCTGCACCGTAGGGCTGGTCGACGGGCTCGAGGGCGCGCTCGCCCATATCACGCGCCACGGATCCCATCATACCGACGCGATCATCACCGAAGATGCGGCGGCGGCGGAGCGTTTCCTCGCCGAGGTCGATTCGGCGATCGTCATGTGGAATGCCTCCACGCAGTTCGCCGATGGCGGCGAATTGGGGCTGGGCGCCGAGATCGGCATCTCCACCGGCCGGCTCCATGCCCGCGGGCCGGTCGCGCTCGAGGGGCTGACCACCTATAAATGGCTGGTGCGCGGCACCGGACAGGCGCGGCCCTGA